One genomic region from Lepisosteus oculatus isolate fLepOcu1 chromosome 20, fLepOcu1.hap2, whole genome shotgun sequence encodes:
- the rbl2 gene encoding retinoblastoma-like protein 2 isoform X4, with amino-acid sequence MISDDLVNSYHLLLCALDLVYCNALLCPGRKDLLNPGFKGLPEEFGSKDYKPGPGPLGFIEKLCELHDGLVLEAKGVKEHFWKPFIKKLFDKKILKGKEENLTGFLDPVNFGDSFAALNRVYEEHVLATGSLDERIFLAEDASEEIGTPGQHHCVGAAEAMDHSTEAHSQSRAHAMRLSTPLTGRRYVRESSQQGTPVSMATQSVSRLHGLLSGLKHGPSAKLAQALRSCARDPTLVITSRVKEMFETFCLRYSGKGEVNASLFKDLTVKYFRLAEALYYKTLETVIDQERKRLGDTDLSGILEQDIFHRSLLACCLEVVIFSYRPPGEFPRVLEIFHLPPYQFYKVIEVLVRAEEGLFREAVKHLNRVEEQVLEKLAWKGESPLWESIREAKNRAPACQEVMQPQHLESTESPSASNTPVTPSRLSEIRAGKGAPVSPATLHDRYRSPPTGTARRRLFLDSDSTPEAGSPARAPQAPLVSSVPVQSIAAEAISITPVPGQTVVTMATATVTANNGQTVTIPVQGIANENGGITFIPVQVSMPSQAAGVGGSLQPLTAQTLSGTLTTQQLSGVASQVSTQNTPPVGQQAKAPAAHSPAENKPRKTGSLSLFFRKVYHLASVRLRDLCAKLDISAELRRRIWTCFEYSLVHCTDLMVDRHLDQLLMCAIYVMAKVTKEDKSFQNIMKCYRTQPQANSSVYRSVLISRRRRRSSSSSDSSARHSSPSEAGREHASRDSSPVPMRSSSTLPVPQASSAPPTPTHLSSAPPGQEEEEEEERGDLILFYNNVYVKHIRDFALRYSPVSLAAPGTEAPPLSPYPAVRTVSPRRVLLSQNHSIYLSPHKNTSPLSTRDKIFYYISSSPSKKLREINSMIKTGETPTKKRGLLLEEGGQSPAKRLCQDNQTALLRRLQDVANDRGSH; translated from the exons ATGATCAGTGATGACCTGGTGAACTCTTATCACCTGCTGCTGTGTGCGCTGGACCTGGTGTACTGCAACGCCCTTCTGTGCCCTGGACGCAAGGACCTGCTCAACCCTGGATTTAAAG GTCTGCCCGAAGAGTTCGGCAGCAAGGACTACAAGCCCGGCCCAGGCCCGCTGGGCTTCATCGAGAAGCTGTGTGAGCTGCATGACGGCCTGGTGCTGGAGGCCAAGGGGGTGAAGGAGCACTTCTGGAAGCCTTTCATCAAGAAACTCTTTGACAAGAAG attttaaaggGAAAGGAAGAAAACCTAACCGGTTTTTTGGATCCAGTGAATTTTGGAGACAGCTT CGCAGCTCTGAACAGAGTGTATGAGGAGCACGTGTTGGCGACAGGGAGCCTGGACGAGAGGATATTCCTGGCAGAGGACGCCAGCGAGGAAATTGGCACACCTGGGCAGCACCACTGCGTGGGGGCAGCAGAAGCCATGGATCACAGCACTGAGGCTCACAGCCAGAGCAGA GCCCACGCCATGCGTCTCTCCACGCCGCTCACCGGCCGCCGGTACGTCCGGGAGAGCAGCCAGCAGGGCACGCCTGTCTCCATGGCGACGCAGAGCGTGAGCCGACTCCACGGCCTGCTCAGCGGGCTGAAACACGGACCCAGCGCCAAGCTGGCGCAGGCGCTCAG GTCGTGCGCCAGAGACCCTACCCTGGTAATAACCAGCAGAGTCAAAGAGATGTTTGAAACATTCTGCCTTCGCTACAGCGGGAAAGGAGAAGTGAATGCCAGCCTGTTCAAGG ACCTCACTGTGAAGTATTTCCGCCTGGCTGAAGCGCTGTACTACAAAACGCTGGAGACGGTGATTgatcaggagaggaagaggctGGGGGACACCGACCTCTCT GGCATCCTGGAGCAGGACATATTCCACCGCTCGCTGCTCGCCTGCTGCCTGGAGGTGGTCATCTTCTCCTACCGGCCCCCGGGAGAGTTCCCCCGCGTCCTAGAGATCTTCCACCTCCCGCCGTACCAGTTCTATAAG GTGATCGAGGTGCTGGTGAGGGCGGAGGAAGGGCTGTTCCGCGAGGCGGTGAAGCACCTGAACCGGGTGGAGGAGCAGGTCCTGGAGAAGCTGGCCTGGAAGGGGGAGTCGCCATTGTGGGAGAGCATCCGGGAAGCAAAGAACAGGGCTCCGGCCTGCCAGGAG GTGATGCAGCCTCAGCACCTTGAGAGCACGGAGAGCCCCAGTGCCTCCAACACCCCTGTGACACCCAGCAGGCTCAGCGAGATCCGTGCGGGGAAAG GGGCGCCAGTGTCTCCCGCCACCCTGCACGACCGCTACCGCTCGCCCCCGACGGGCACCGCGCGGAGGAGGCTGTTCCTGGACAGCGACTCCACCCCCGAGGCCGGCAGTCCAGCCAGAGCCCCCCAGGCCCCTCTCGTGAGCAGCGTGCCCGTGCAGAGCATCGCCGCCGAGGCCATCTCCATCACCCCCGTGCCTGGGCAGACCGTGGTCACCATGGCGACCGCCACGGTCACCGCCAACAACGGCCAGACAGTCACCATACCGGTGCAAG GTATCGCCAACGAGAATGGCGGCATCACCTTCATCCCTGTCCAGGTGAGCATGCCCAGCCAAGCGGCGGGCGTTGGGGGCTCCCTCCAGCCGCTGACGGCCCAGACTCTCTCTGGAACTCTAACCACGCAGCAGCTCAGCGGTGTGGCCTCGCAGGTCTCCACGCAGAACACGCCGCCCGTGGGGCAGCAGGCCAAGgcacctgcagctcacagcccaGCTGAAAACAAGCCCAGGAAGACCGGCTCCCTGTCCCTGTTCTTCCGGAAG GTGTACCACCTGGCCAGTGTACGTCTGCGGGACCTGTGTGCCAAGCTGGACATCTCCGCCGAGCTGCGGAGGAGGATCTGGACATGCTTTGAGTATTCGCTGGTCCACTGCACTGACCTCATGGTGGACAGGCACCTGGACCAGCTCCTCATGTGCGCCATCTACGTCATGGCCAAG GTGACCAAAGAAGACAAGTCATTTCAGAATATAATGAAGTGCTACAGGACACAGCCCCAGGCCAACAGCAGT GTGTACCGCAGCGTGCTGATCTCCAGGCGGAGGCGGCGGAGCTCCAGCAGCAGTGACAGCAGCGCGAGACACAGCTCCCCCAGCGAGGCTGGCCGAGAGCATG CCAGCAGGGACTCCAGCCCCGTGCCCATGCGCTCCAGCAGCACCCTGCCCGTGCCGCAGGCCAGCAGCGCCCCCCCCACGCCCACCCACTTGAGCAGCGCCCCCCccgggcaggaggaggaggaggaggaggagcgggGTGACCTCATCCTCTTCTACAACAACGTCTACGTCAAGCACATCCGCGACTTCGCTCTGCGCTACTCGCCCGTCTCTCTGGCCGCACCAGGG ACCGAGGCTCCGCCACTGTCGCCGTACCCCGCCGTGAGAACGGTGTCCCCCCGCAGGGTCCTGCTCTCCCAGAACCACTCCATCTACCTCTCCCCCCACAAGAACACCAGTCCTCTGTCGACCCGGGACAAGATCTTCTACTACATCAGCAGCAGCCCCTCCAAG